The Mesorhizobium koreense genome includes a window with the following:
- a CDS encoding vitamin B12-dependent ribonucleotide reductase — MRIERRFTKASQSSYGEIEFRKAVSEIRNPDGSIVFRLADIDVPAQFSQVATDVLAQKYFRKAGVPARLKKVEETSVPSFLWRSVADEAELAKLPENERYGSETDARQVFDRLAGTWTYWGWKGGYFASEEDARAFRDELAYMLATQRVAPNSPQWFNTGLHWAYGIDGPSQGHFYVDPFTGKLVKSKSAYEHPQPHACFIQSVGDDLVNEGGIMDLWVREARLFKYGSGTGSNFSHLRGEGERLSGGGKSSGLMSFLKIGDRAAGAIKSGGTTRRAAKMVVVDIDHPDIEQYIDWKVNEEQKVAALVTGSKIVRKHLGEIMKACVNCEGQDDDCFDPSINTALKRAIRAAKRDAVPENTIKRVIQFARQGYTQITFKTYDTDWDSEAYLTVSGQNSNNSVSLKEDFLRAVENDSDWNLVNRIDGKVAKTLKARELWEKIGYAAWASADPGLHFNTTMNDWHTSPAAGPIRASNPCSEYMFLDDTACNLASINLLTYRNADGTIDIAAYEHSVRLWTMVLEVSVMMAQFPSKEIARLSYEYRTLGLGYANIGGLLMTSGIPYDSDAARAICASLTAIMTGTAYATSAEMAAELGAFPDYDRNAENMLRVMRNHRRAAYGEHDGYEKLSVNPVPLNADHIWQKELVEHARAAWDRAIELGEEHGFRNAQATVVAPTGTIGLVMDCDTTGIEPDFALVKFKKLAGGGYFKIINRAVPEALRSLGYGEAEIAEIEAYAVGHGNLNQAPAVNPGSLRAKGFTDEKVAALNAALKQAFDIKFVFNKWTLGEDFCKEVLGFTDEQLNDLSFEILPALGFSRKEIEAANIHICGAMTLEGAPHLKEEHLPVFDCASPCGKIGKRFLSVESHIRMMAAAQPFISGAISKTINMPNEATVEDCKSAYMLSWKLALKANALYRDGSKLSQPLNASLLSDDDEEADDLVEELVAAPSAARAAQVTEKIVERIVERVVRDRERLPNRRKGYTQKANVGGHKVYLRTGEFDDGRLGEIFIDMHKEGAAFRAMMNNFAIAISLGLQYGVPLEEYVEAFTFVKFEPAGMVIGNEAIKTATSIIDYVFRELAISYLGRNDLAHVDPSEISNTSLGRGMSEGRLPVSKGLTRGQTFKVVSSGEPKGFAGGSGPSGTIPTRVAPTAVSGSNVRSLAASTATVTALKPTISALAEEATAFKRDYEEKAREAEETEQAEASTELFTQDAAKEAAEAKAVAATRRQKAIMQGYTGNMCSECQNFTMVRNGTCEKCDTCGATSGCS; from the coding sequence ATGCGCATCGAGCGGCGTTTCACCAAGGCTTCACAATCGTCCTACGGGGAGATCGAATTCCGCAAGGCGGTGAGCGAGATCAGAAACCCGGACGGCTCGATCGTCTTCCGGCTGGCCGATATCGACGTGCCGGCGCAGTTCTCCCAGGTCGCGACAGACGTTCTGGCCCAGAAATATTTCCGCAAGGCAGGTGTCCCCGCGCGGTTGAAGAAGGTGGAAGAGACCTCCGTCCCCTCCTTCCTGTGGCGGTCCGTGGCCGACGAGGCCGAGCTTGCCAAGCTGCCGGAAAATGAGCGCTACGGATCGGAGACCGATGCCCGCCAGGTTTTCGACCGGCTGGCCGGTACCTGGACCTATTGGGGCTGGAAGGGCGGCTATTTCGCCTCCGAGGAAGACGCGCGCGCCTTCCGCGACGAGCTTGCCTACATGCTCGCCACCCAGCGCGTCGCGCCGAATTCCCCGCAATGGTTCAACACCGGCCTTCATTGGGCCTACGGCATAGACGGGCCGAGCCAGGGCCATTTCTATGTCGACCCCTTCACCGGCAAGCTGGTGAAGTCGAAGTCGGCCTACGAGCACCCGCAGCCGCATGCCTGCTTCATCCAGTCCGTCGGCGACGATCTCGTCAACGAAGGCGGCATCATGGACCTTTGGGTGCGCGAGGCGCGGCTGTTCAAATACGGCTCCGGCACCGGCTCCAACTTCTCGCACCTGCGCGGCGAAGGCGAACGGCTTTCGGGCGGCGGCAAATCGTCGGGCCTGATGAGCTTCCTCAAGATCGGCGACCGCGCCGCCGGCGCCATCAAGTCTGGAGGAACGACCAGAAGAGCGGCCAAGATGGTCGTTGTCGACATCGATCATCCCGACATCGAGCAGTATATCGACTGGAAGGTGAACGAGGAGCAGAAGGTCGCGGCCCTCGTCACCGGCTCCAAGATCGTCAGGAAGCATCTCGGCGAGATCATGAAGGCCTGCGTCAACTGCGAAGGGCAGGACGACGATTGCTTCGACCCGTCGATCAACACCGCGCTCAAGCGCGCCATCCGCGCCGCAAAGCGCGACGCGGTGCCGGAGAACACCATCAAGCGCGTTATCCAGTTCGCCAGGCAGGGCTATACCCAGATCACGTTCAAGACCTATGACACGGACTGGGATTCGGAGGCCTACCTCACCGTTTCAGGCCAGAACTCCAACAACTCCGTCTCGCTGAAGGAGGATTTCCTGCGCGCGGTCGAGAACGACAGCGACTGGAACCTCGTCAACCGCATCGACGGCAAGGTGGCCAAGACGCTAAAGGCGCGGGAGCTGTGGGAAAAGATCGGCTACGCCGCCTGGGCCTCGGCCGATCCGGGGCTGCATTTCAACACGACGATGAACGACTGGCACACCTCGCCGGCGGCCGGCCCGATCCGCGCGTCGAACCCGTGCTCGGAATACATGTTCCTCGACGACACGGCCTGCAACCTTGCCTCGATCAACCTGCTCACCTACCGCAACGCCGACGGCACGATCGACATCGCGGCCTATGAGCATTCGGTCAGGCTGTGGACGATGGTGCTCGAAGTGTCGGTGATGATGGCGCAGTTCCCGTCTAAGGAGATCGCGCGTCTTTCCTATGAATACCGCACGCTCGGCCTCGGCTACGCCAATATCGGCGGCCTGCTCATGACCTCCGGCATCCCCTACGATTCGGATGCGGCCCGCGCCATCTGCGCTTCGCTGACCGCGATCATGACCGGCACGGCCTATGCGACCTCGGCCGAAATGGCAGCCGAGCTCGGCGCCTTCCCGGACTACGACCGCAACGCCGAGAACATGCTGCGCGTCATGCGCAACCACCGCCGCGCCGCCTATGGCGAGCACGACGGTTACGAGAAGCTTTCGGTCAATCCGGTGCCGCTCAATGCGGATCATATCTGGCAGAAGGAGTTGGTGGAGCATGCCCGCGCCGCGTGGGACCGCGCCATCGAACTCGGCGAGGAGCACGGCTTCCGCAACGCCCAGGCGACCGTCGTCGCGCCGACCGGCACGATCGGCCTCGTCATGGACTGCGACACGACCGGCATCGAGCCCGACTTCGCGCTGGTGAAGTTCAAGAAGCTCGCCGGCGGCGGCTATTTCAAGATCATCAACCGCGCCGTGCCGGAGGCGCTGCGCTCGCTCGGCTATGGTGAGGCGGAGATCGCCGAAATCGAGGCCTACGCGGTCGGCCACGGCAACCTCAACCAGGCGCCTGCCGTCAACCCTGGCTCGCTGCGCGCAAAAGGCTTCACCGACGAGAAGGTCGCCGCGCTGAATGCCGCCCTGAAGCAGGCTTTCGACATCAAGTTCGTCTTCAACAAATGGACGCTCGGCGAGGATTTCTGCAAGGAGGTGCTCGGCTTCACCGACGAGCAGCTGAACGACCTCTCCTTCGAAATTCTCCCGGCGCTCGGCTTCTCCAGGAAGGAGATCGAGGCGGCTAACATCCACATCTGCGGGGCGATGACGCTGGAAGGCGCGCCGCACCTGAAGGAAGAGCACCTGCCCGTCTTCGACTGCGCCTCGCCCTGCGGCAAGATCGGCAAGCGCTTCCTCTCCGTCGAGAGCCACATCCGCATGATGGCGGCCGCCCAGCCCTTCATCTCGGGCGCCATCTCCAAGACCATCAACATGCCGAACGAGGCGACCGTCGAGGACTGCAAGTCGGCCTACATGCTCTCCTGGAAGCTGGCGCTGAAGGCCAACGCGCTCTACCGCGACGGCTCCAAGCTGTCGCAGCCGCTCAACGCCTCGCTCCTCTCCGACGATGACGAGGAGGCGGACGATCTGGTCGAGGAACTGGTCGCGGCGCCGAGTGCCGCCCGCGCCGCGCAGGTGACGGAAAAGATCGTCGAGCGCATCGTGGAGCGCGTGGTGCGCGACCGCGAGCGGCTGCCCAACCGCCGCAAGGGCTATACGCAGAAAGCAAATGTCGGCGGGCACAAGGTCTATCTGCGCACCGGCGAGTTCGACGACGGGCGGCTCGGCGAGATATTCATCGACATGCACAAGGAAGGCGCCGCCTTCCGCGCGATGATGAACAATTTCGCCATCGCCATCTCGCTCGGCTTGCAATACGGCGTGCCACTGGAGGAATATGTCGAGGCCTTCACCTTCGTGAAATTCGAGCCGGCCGGCATGGTCATCGGCAACGAGGCCATCAAGACCGCGACCTCGATCATCGACTATGTTTTCCGTGAGCTTGCGATCTCCTATCTCGGCCGCAACGACCTAGCCCATGTCGACCCGTCGGAAATCTCCAACACCTCGCTCGGGCGCGGCATGTCGGAAGGCAGGTTGCCGGTATCGAAGGGCCTGACGCGTGGCCAGACCTTCAAGGTCGTGTCGAGCGGCGAGCCGAAGGGCTTTGCAGGGGGTTCGGGGCCCTCCGGGACCATCCCCACCCGCGTCGCCCCCACGGCCGTTTCCGGCTCCAACGTGCGTTCGCTGGCCGCCAGCACCGCGACGGTGACGGCGCTGAAGCCCACCATCTCCGCGCTCGCCGAGGAGGCTACCGCCTTCAAGCGCGACTACGAGGAAAAGGCCCGCGAGGCGGAAGAGACCGAGCAGGCGGAAGCGTCAACCGAACTCTTCACCCAGGACGCCGCGAAGGAAGCTGCCGAAGCCAAGGCCGTCGCCGCTACCCGCCGCCAGAAGGCGATCATGCAGGGCTACACCGGCAACATGTGCTCGGAATGCCAGAATTTTACGATGGTGCGCAACGGCACCTGCGAGAAGTGCGACACTTGCGGGGCGACGAGCGGGTGTAGTTGA
- a CDS encoding XdhC family protein, which yields MDPNLLKKLNAERQARRAAILVTDLGDGRDRLVREGDAVSGELGAALQKVFRSGKSGTIEAEGRNFFLNAHLPPPRLVAIGAVHISQALAPMARIAGFDIEIIDPRTAFATEARFPDVPLFAEWPEDVLKRRPFDAYTGVAALTHDPKIDDFALKSALKTGCFYIGALGSRKTHAKRVERLTAMGVTAEEIGRIHSPIGINISAASPAEIAVAVLAEIIAAFRSRGMAAETTEKAA from the coding sequence ATGGACCCGAACCTTCTCAAGAAGCTGAACGCTGAACGCCAGGCGCGGCGCGCGGCGATCCTCGTTACCGATCTCGGCGACGGCCGCGACCGGCTGGTGCGGGAAGGCGACGCGGTATCGGGCGAACTCGGCGCAGCGCTTCAAAAGGTGTTCCGGTCGGGCAAATCCGGCACGATCGAGGCGGAAGGCCGGAATTTCTTCCTCAACGCGCATTTGCCGCCGCCGAGGCTGGTGGCGATCGGTGCGGTCCATATCAGTCAGGCACTGGCCCCGATGGCGAGGATCGCGGGCTTCGATATCGAGATCATCGATCCGCGCACGGCCTTCGCCACCGAAGCGCGCTTTCCCGACGTGCCGCTTTTCGCCGAATGGCCGGAGGATGTGCTGAAGAGGCGGCCTTTCGACGCCTATACCGGCGTAGCGGCGCTGACGCACGACCCGAAGATCGACGATTTCGCGCTTAAATCGGCGCTGAAAACGGGCTGTTTCTATATCGGCGCGCTCGGCAGCCGCAAGACGCATGCGAAGCGGGTCGAGCGGCTGACGGCCATGGGCGTGACGGCCGAAGAGATCGGCCGCATCCATTCGCCGATAGGCATCAATATCAGTGCGGCGAGCCCGGCGGAGATCGCGGTGGCGGTGCTCGCCGAGATCATCGCCGCGTTCCGCTCGCGCGGCATGGCGGCGGAGACGACGGAGAAAGCAGCGTGA
- a CDS encoding MFS transporter, which produces MVQFSYRWVIVAAGGVLGCVAIGSMFSLPVFLLTMSKETGWSVTGISTAMTIGFLAMAFAAMIGGGLSDRFGPRVVVLTGSVILAASLALASRATSLIAFQLLFGLVVGGATAAVLIPMMASVAGWFETQRSLALSLVSAGMGMAPMTMAPLAAWLLTMHDWRASMLIIACVAAVIMIPTALLVRRPPQLEAGAGAFAGDDPQPDMTVREAVRSPQFLVLLAANFFCCATHSGPIFHTVSYAITCGIPMVAAVSIYSVEGFAGMFGRIAFGIMGDRFGAQRVLVLGLLAQAFGVLCYVFASQLGQFYSVAAVVGFIYAGVMPLYAVIVRDNFPLRMMGTIIGGTAMAGSLGMSLGPLVGGLLYDRFDSYAYLYIASWGMGLAAFLIAMTFRPFPRREAMAAA; this is translated from the coding sequence ATGGTTCAGTTTTCCTATCGTTGGGTGATCGTCGCGGCGGGCGGCGTGCTTGGCTGCGTCGCCATCGGGTCGATGTTTTCGCTCCCGGTCTTCCTGCTGACGATGTCGAAGGAGACCGGCTGGTCGGTCACCGGCATATCGACCGCCATGACCATCGGCTTCCTCGCCATGGCCTTCGCCGCCATGATCGGAGGCGGCCTTTCCGACCGCTTCGGGCCGCGCGTTGTGGTGCTGACGGGCTCCGTCATCCTTGCGGCAAGCCTCGCGCTCGCGAGCCGAGCCACCTCGCTGATCGCCTTCCAGCTCCTCTTCGGCCTCGTGGTCGGCGGCGCGACCGCCGCTGTGCTGATACCGATGATGGCGTCCGTCGCCGGCTGGTTCGAGACGCAGCGCAGCCTCGCTCTGTCGCTCGTTTCCGCCGGCATGGGCATGGCGCCGATGACCATGGCGCCACTCGCCGCATGGCTTTTGACGATGCATGACTGGCGTGCCTCGATGCTCATCATCGCCTGCGTTGCGGCGGTGATCATGATTCCGACAGCACTTCTGGTGCGCCGGCCGCCGCAGCTCGAGGCTGGGGCGGGCGCCTTCGCCGGAGACGATCCGCAGCCCGACATGACGGTGCGTGAGGCGGTGCGCTCGCCGCAATTCCTGGTGCTGCTGGCGGCCAATTTCTTCTGTTGCGCCACGCATTCGGGGCCGATCTTCCATACGGTCAGCTACGCGATCACCTGTGGCATCCCGATGGTCGCGGCCGTCTCGATCTACAGCGTCGAGGGGTTTGCCGGCATGTTCGGCCGCATCGCCTTCGGCATCATGGGCGACCGCTTCGGCGCGCAGCGTGTGCTGGTGCTGGGGCTGCTCGCGCAGGCCTTCGGCGTGCTCTGCTATGTCTTCGCCAGCCAGCTTGGCCAATTCTACAGTGTCGCGGCGGTGGTCGGCTTCATCTATGCCGGCGTCATGCCGCTCTACGCGGTGATCGTGCGCGACAATTTCCCGCTCCGCATGATGGGCACCATCATCGGCGGCACCGCCATGGCCGGCAGCCTCGGCATGTCGCTCGGGCCGCTCGTCGGCGGGCTGCTCTACGACCGCTTCGACAGCTACGCCTATCTCTACATAGCCTCCTGGGGCATGGGGCTGGCGGCCTTCCTGATCGCCATGACTTTCCGGCCGTTTCCACGGAGGGAAGCGATGGCGGCGGCGTGA
- a CDS encoding glycoside hydrolase family 25 protein produces the protein MRPPSLALLCLALMLPSGCSSTSAVDALQLPAPSHEKTGSIARPAGVIVPPAAVGVGPVAEMAVADEPKKPEPLVAIDEVAPPTPRPRPGHATRGVIYAYGFRDADPVNFGRHSPRKLDVHGVDVSRWQADIDWAKLRRHGANFVYIKATDGGDHLDPMFMKNWRDADEAGLKRGAYHFFYWCRVASEQADWFIRNVPKVQGALPPVIDVEWNHQSSCKRRPSRAKVLEKMQVFMDRLERHYGQRPIIYTTPDFYADNLQGVFLDYPFWLRSTAQHPGKVYPGRNWLFWQYSGSGLSQGVEGQIDLNVFNGDENDWWAWLGGRRMVADAD, from the coding sequence ATGCGCCCGCCGAGCCTCGCCCTTCTTTGTCTCGCCCTGATGCTGCCCTCCGGCTGCTCGTCCACATCCGCCGTGGACGCGCTGCAATTGCCGGCGCCATCGCATGAGAAGACCGGCTCGATCGCGAGGCCGGCAGGTGTGATCGTGCCACCGGCTGCCGTGGGCGTCGGCCCGGTTGCCGAGATGGCAGTAGCCGACGAACCGAAGAAGCCCGAGCCGCTTGTCGCTATCGACGAAGTTGCGCCGCCGACGCCCCGGCCGCGACCAGGTCATGCCACGCGCGGCGTCATCTATGCCTACGGCTTCCGTGACGCGGATCCAGTGAATTTTGGCCGCCATTCGCCACGCAAGCTCGACGTGCATGGCGTCGATGTCTCGCGCTGGCAGGCCGATATCGATTGGGCCAAGCTCCGTCGGCACGGAGCCAATTTCGTCTATATCAAGGCGACGGACGGTGGCGACCATCTCGACCCGATGTTCATGAAGAACTGGCGGGACGCGGACGAGGCCGGGCTGAAGCGCGGCGCCTATCATTTCTTCTATTGGTGCCGGGTCGCCAGCGAACAGGCGGACTGGTTCATCCGCAACGTGCCGAAGGTGCAAGGCGCGCTGCCGCCTGTCATCGATGTCGAATGGAACCACCAGTCGAGTTGCAAGCGGCGGCCGTCGCGCGCCAAAGTGCTGGAGAAGATGCAGGTCTTCATGGACCGGCTGGAGCGGCATTACGGCCAGCGGCCGATCATCTACACCACGCCCGATTTCTATGCCGACAATCTTCAGGGCGTTTTCCTCGACTATCCGTTCTGGCTGCGTTCGACGGCCCAGCATCCGGGCAAGGTCTATCCGGGGCGTAACTGGCTGTTCTGGCAATATTCCGGCTCCGGCCTGTCGCAGGGCGTGGAAGGCCAGATCGACCTCAACGTCTTCAACGGCGACGAGAACGACTGGTGGGCGTGGCTCGGTGGCCGGCGGATGGTCGCGGATGCCGATTGA
- a CDS encoding XdhC family protein, protein MENATMLEGGQDPLFIAENWMKDGRDVAIATVVETWGSAPRPVGSHLVIDREGNFQGSVSGGCVEGEVVTEALDVLETGKPRMLEFGVADETAWRAGLSCGGRIKVYVERLG, encoded by the coding sequence ATGGAAAACGCGACCATGCTTGAGGGTGGGCAGGACCCGCTGTTCATTGCCGAAAACTGGATGAAGGACGGGCGTGACGTGGCGATCGCCACGGTCGTCGAGACCTGGGGATCTGCCCCGCGCCCGGTCGGCAGCCACCTCGTTATCGACCGCGAAGGCAATTTCCAGGGCTCGGTATCGGGCGGCTGCGTCGAGGGCGAGGTGGTGACCGAGGCGCTCGACGTGCTCGAAACCGGCAAGCCGCGCATGCTGGAATTCGGCGTGGCCGACGAGACGGCGTGGCGCGCGGGCCTCTCCTGCGGTGGCCGCATCAAGGTCTATGTCGAGCGGCTGGGCTAA
- a CDS encoding vWA domain-containing protein — MNISTANPDGRLADNIIYFARTLRKAGMRVGPAAVVDAIDAVLAAGIGNRDDFYWTLHSVLVTRHEDHAVFDEAFRLFWKSRELIEKMLAMFSPVAPDRREKEKPRAAEQRVSEALFEGHKGKGPDEIPEIEVDARFTVSGNEVLRQKDFAQMSAAELAEARQAIARLTLPHDFVRTRRFKADPRGRRVDQRAMMRSALRTGGDLILPKFRSPREIHPPLVVLADISGSMSQYTRIFLHFLHALTEKRRRVHTFVFGTRLTNISRQMRHRDPDEALADCSKAVKDWSGGTRIGDTLAEFNRLWSRRVLGQGATVLLITDGLERDDVAGLSAEMERLHKSCRRLVWLNPLLRFEGFEAKARGVRAMLPHVDEFRAVHTLNALSDLCASLSADNGHIADPRAWLAKAA; from the coding sequence ATGAATATCTCCACCGCCAACCCCGACGGCCGGCTTGCCGACAACATCATCTATTTCGCCCGCACGCTGAGGAAGGCGGGCATGCGGGTCGGTCCCGCCGCCGTGGTCGATGCGATCGACGCGGTGCTGGCGGCCGGCATCGGCAATCGTGACGATTTCTATTGGACGCTGCATTCCGTACTGGTCACGCGGCATGAAGACCATGCCGTCTTCGACGAGGCTTTCCGGCTGTTCTGGAAATCGCGCGAACTGATCGAGAAAATGCTGGCCATGTTCTCGCCGGTCGCGCCCGATCGTCGGGAAAAGGAAAAGCCACGCGCCGCCGAGCAGCGGGTCAGCGAGGCGCTGTTCGAAGGACACAAGGGCAAGGGGCCTGACGAAATCCCAGAGATCGAGGTCGATGCGCGCTTTACCGTCTCCGGCAACGAAGTCCTGCGCCAGAAGGATTTCGCCCAGATGAGCGCGGCCGAGCTTGCCGAGGCGCGGCAGGCGATCGCCAGGCTGACCCTGCCGCACGATTTCGTCCGGACCCGCCGCTTCAAGGCCGACCCGCGCGGCCGCCGCGTCGATCAGCGCGCGATGATGCGCTCGGCGCTGAGGACCGGCGGCGATCTGATCCTGCCCAAATTCCGCTCGCCGCGCGAAATCCACCCCCCGCTGGTCGTGCTGGCCGACATTTCCGGCTCGATGAGCCAGTACACGCGCATCTTCCTGCATTTCCTGCATGCGCTGACGGAAAAGCGGCGGCGCGTGCACACATTCGTCTTCGGCACGCGGCTGACCAACATTTCCCGGCAGATGCGCCATCGCGATCCCGACGAAGCGCTCGCCGACTGCTCCAAGGCGGTGAAGGACTGGTCCGGCGGCACCCGCATCGGCGATACGCTTGCCGAATTCAACCGGCTCTGGTCCCGCCGTGTCCTCGGGCAGGGGGCGACGGTGCTGCTCATCACCGACGGGCTGGAGCGCGACGACGTCGCCGGTCTCTCGGCCGAGATGGAGCGGCTGCACAAATCCTGTCGCCGGCTTGTCTGGCTCAATCCGCTGTTGCGCTTCGAAGGGTTCGAGGCCAAGGCGCGCGGCGTGCGTGCGATGCTGCCGCATGTTGACGAATTCCGCGCCGTGCATACCTTGAATGCTCTATCCGACCTTTGCGCCTCGCTTTCGGCCGACAATGGACACATCGCCGATCCACGGGCATGGCTGGCGAAGGCCGCCTGA
- a CDS encoding flavin reductase, producing MLKKNEIQPRLYRDAMANFAGHVHIVTTDGPAGRRGTTVIAACSVSDDPPTVLVCLMRTNPANDVFAENGVFALNTLGHHHEGLANAFSGLGRLTQDDRFARAEWDTISTGAPTLVDALSVFDCRIIEAKDVATHRVLFGKVTGLRVGNKVRPLIYHDRGYHGL from the coding sequence TTGCTGAAGAAGAACGAAATCCAGCCGCGGCTTTACCGCGACGCCATGGCGAATTTCGCCGGCCACGTGCATATCGTGACGACCGACGGGCCGGCCGGCCGCCGCGGCACGACGGTTATCGCGGCCTGCTCGGTCTCGGACGATCCGCCGACCGTGCTTGTCTGCCTGATGCGGACTAATCCGGCCAATGATGTTTTCGCCGAGAACGGCGTTTTCGCGCTGAACACGCTCGGCCACCATCACGAGGGGCTGGCGAATGCCTTTTCCGGCCTGGGCAGGCTTACGCAGGACGACCGATTCGCCCGGGCCGAGTGGGACACGATCTCGACCGGCGCGCCGACGCTTGTCGATGCCCTCTCGGTCTTCGACTGCCGGATCATCGAGGCGAAGGACGTGGCGACGCACCGTGTGCTTTTTGGCAAGGTGACAGGGCTGCGTGTCGGGAATAAGGTCCGGCCGCTCATCTATCACGATCGCGGCTATCACGGTCTCTGA
- a CDS encoding AAA family ATPase, with protein sequence MPDLKPRAAPQSIEETLSLLEGADYVADRALATVLFLALKMRRPLFLEGEAGVGKTEIAKVLASALGRRLIRLQCYEGLDVSSAVYEWNYAAQMIEIRMEEASGSVDRSAMERNVFSERYLIRRPVLDALTGEVGAAPVFLIDELDRTDEAFEAFLLEILSDYQVTVPELGTIKAKEPPIVIITTNRTREIHDALKRRCLYHWLDYPEAERELEIVRRKVPDANRRLSAELVRFIQKLREIELFKVPGVAETIDWASALTELDKVALDPETVSDTIGVLLKYQDDIAKIEQGEGRRILKEVKAELSTAAE encoded by the coding sequence ATGCCTGACCTGAAACCGCGCGCCGCTCCTCAATCCATCGAGGAGACGCTATCGCTTCTCGAAGGCGCCGACTACGTTGCCGACCGCGCGCTGGCGACGGTGCTTTTCCTTGCGCTGAAGATGAGGCGGCCGCTGTTCCTCGAGGGCGAGGCCGGCGTCGGTAAGACCGAGATCGCCAAGGTCCTGGCCTCCGCGCTCGGCCGGCGGCTCATCCGCCTGCAATGCTATGAGGGGCTCGACGTCTCCTCGGCGGTCTATGAGTGGAACTACGCCGCTCAGATGATCGAAATCCGCATGGAAGAAGCTTCGGGCTCGGTCGACCGCTCGGCGATGGAGAGGAACGTCTTTTCGGAGCGCTACCTGATCCGGCGTCCGGTACTCGATGCGCTGACGGGTGAAGTGGGCGCGGCGCCCGTCTTTCTCATCGACGAACTCGATCGCACCGACGAGGCTTTCGAGGCTTTCCTGCTTGAAATCCTCTCCGACTATCAGGTGACGGTACCGGAACTCGGCACGATCAAGGCGAAAGAGCCGCCGATCGTCATCATCACCACCAACCGCACGCGCGAAATCCACGATGCGCTGAAGCGGCGCTGCCTCTATCACTGGCTCGATTATCCGGAAGCCGAGCGGGAACTCGAGATCGTCCGGCGCAAGGTGCCGGACGCCAACCGCCGGCTTTCGGCCGAATTGGTACGTTTCATCCAGAAGCTGCGCGAGATCGAGCTGTTCAAGGTGCCGGGGGTGGCCGAAACCATCGACTGGGCAAGCGCGCTTACCGAACTCGACAAGGTGGCGCTCGACCCCGAGACAGTTTCCGACACGATCGGCGTGCTTTTGAAATACCAGGACGACATCGCGAAGATCGAACAGGGCGAAGGCCGCCGCATCCTGAAGGAAGTGAAGGCGGAACTTTCGACCGCGGCGGAGTAG
- the yghU gene encoding glutathione-dependent disulfide-bond oxidoreductase, producing MSDSTEYTPPKVWTWNKPNGGEFASINRPIAGPTHDKELPVGKHPFQLYSLATPNGQKVTIMFEELLAAGHKGAEYDAWLIRIGQGDQFGSGFVEVNPNSKIPALMDRSGKEPIRIFESGAILMHLAEKFGAFLPTTQPARAETLSWLFWQMGSAPFVGGGFGHFFAYAPKKFEYAIDRYAMETKRQLDVLDRHLADHEYMAGSEYTIADIAIFPWYGGVLKGWTYNAAEFLSAHEYKNVLRWTDQIYARPAVKRGRMVNRTSGNPAGQLHERHDASDFDTNTQDKVAAE from the coding sequence ATGAGCGATTCCACCGAATACACCCCGCCGAAGGTCTGGACCTGGAACAAGCCGAACGGTGGCGAGTTCGCCAGCATCAACCGGCCGATCGCCGGGCCGACGCACGACAAGGAACTGCCGGTCGGCAAGCATCCTTTCCAACTCTATTCGCTGGCCACCCCGAACGGCCAGAAGGTCACGATCATGTTCGAGGAGCTTCTGGCGGCCGGTCACAAGGGAGCCGAATATGACGCATGGCTGATCCGGATCGGCCAGGGCGACCAGTTCGGTTCCGGCTTCGTCGAAGTCAATCCGAACTCCAAGATTCCGGCGCTGATGGACCGCAGCGGCAAGGAGCCGATCCGGATATTCGAATCCGGCGCCATTCTCATGCATCTTGCAGAAAAATTCGGCGCCTTCCTGCCGACGACGCAGCCGGCGCGCGCGGAGACGCTTTCCTGGCTTTTCTGGCAGATGGGCTCGGCGCCTTTCGTCGGCGGCGGTTTCGGTCATTTCTTCGCCTACGCGCCGAAAAAGTTCGAATATGCGATCGACCGCTACGCGATGGAGACCAAGCGCCAGCTCGACGTGCTCGACCGGCATTTGGCCGACCACGAATATATGGCCGGCAGCGAATACACGATCGCCGACATCGCCATTTTTCCCTGGTATGGCGGCGTTCTGAAGGGCTGGACCTACAATGCAGCCGAATTCCTGTCGGCGCATGAATACAAGAACGTGCTGCGCTGGACCGACCAGATCTATGCGCGGCCCGCCGTGAAGCGCGGCCGCATGGTCAACCGCACCTCGGGCAACCCCGCCGGCCAGCTCCACGAGCGCCACGACGCCTCGGACTTCGATACGAATACGCAAGACAAGGTGGCGGCCGAATAG